The Deltaproteobacteria bacterium nucleotide sequence TTGGCAGGCAACGTCTCGCAGACCTCGCCGGTGGTGCGCATCCGGGTTTGCCACTCTTTTCCGTTCAGATAGGCCTCCATGAAGGAGTCGGGGATGCGGACCGAGTTGTTCGAATTTTGTCCCGAGACGGTGCGATACGCCTCGCCGTTGAAGTCGTTGGAGAATCCGGCCTCAATCAACGCGCGGACCTTTTTTTCTTCCCGCGCCTTCCACTTGATGAAGTCGACGATCTCCGGATGGTCCATGTCAAGGCAGACCATCTTGGCCGCACGCCGCGTGGTCCCGCCCGATTTGGTGGCGCCGGCGCCTTTGTCGAGCACTTCGAGGAAACTCATCAGGCCGGACGACGTCCCGCCGCCGGAAAGTCGTTCTTGTTTGCCGCGCAAGGCGGAAAAATTGGTCCCGGTTCCGGAGCCGTATTTAAAGAGCCGGGCTTCGTTGCGCGCCAAGTCGAAGATGCTCATCAGGTCGTCTTGGACGTTTTGGATGAAGCACGCGGAACTTTGCGGGTGTTCGTAGGCGTTCGGGGTCTCTTCGATCCGATCGGTGGCCGGATTCCAGGCCCAATTGCCGCCGCTTCCTTCGATCCCGTATTCATGAAACAGGCCGACGTTGAACCAGACCGGCGAATTGAACGCACCGTATTGGTGGATCATATAATACGCAAGTTCCGCTTCGAAGGCGTCGGCGTCTTCAGTCGTGGCAAAATAACCGCCCAACGCCTCGCCGGCCTTGCGGATGCCGTGTGCGATGCGATGGATTACTTCGCGCGCCGAGGTCTCGTGCCCTTTGCCCGGGACGCCACGTTTCCGAAAATATTTCGAGACGATGATATCGGTGGCCAATTGGCTCCACGACGCGGGGACCTCGACCGCCTCCATTGCGAACACGGTTGAGCCGTCCGGATTGGTGATCATCGAGCGGCGCTTGGTGTTGTCGACCTGGTCGAGGGGATTGATCCCGGTGGTGGTGTGGCGCCGTGCGATACGAAGACCCCGCGTGGTCGCAGTCGATTTGCTGGTCATATAGATAATCCCCCTGTTTGAGGTGGCTGGGGACTCGTGGCCCGCGACCGAACCAAGCCTCCAGTCACCATTTCCCCCTAAGCCACTATATATCGTATGCGGGACGGATTGTAGCCACGATATATGGTGTGTCAAGGGGGTTGGGGCTGGGGAGGGGGCTGGTGACTGGGGGCTGGTGGCCGGGACGGAGTGAAAGGTCGTGGCTGGGGATAAGACCGTCGTTGTCCACACTCCAATCGCACAATGATTGCTAAGCGGGACGACCTCGGCTATGAGCCCGAAACCGTTTGCCATCTTTGGAGCGCATCATGGGTGTTCCGTGTTTGTCCACAACGTTCTCCCCGAATGATCCCCAGGCTATCCCCAGCTATCGGTATCTGTTGGGGCACTATGGTGAGCTGACGTTGCGCGGAAAAAATCGTCACCGCTTCGAGAGTCGCTTGGTCGAGTTGTTGAGCGCTCGGCTGCGTCCGTTCGGTGATCACGAGGTTCGAAGGCTCCCTGGCCGCTTCTTTATTGAATTTGCCGTCGAACAACCGTGGAATCGCTTGTCAGAAACAGCAAAGAAGGTGTTCGGCCTCTCGAATGCTTATGGTGTGTGGCGCGTAGCTCCCAGCCTCGATGCGGTGCATGCACTGCTGCCGTCCGTGCTGCAGGGGCGCACATTTGGCTCTTTTGCCGTCCGTTGCCGGCGGGGCGAGAAGCAATTCCCGTATTCCTCGCAGCAAGTGGGGGAGATCATCGGGCGCGCAGTCCAGGAGCGCACCGGGGCGCGGGTCGACTTGGAACATCCGGAGTTTACACTCTGGATCGAGGTGATGAGTCGGCATCTGTTCGTCGGCGCCGATCGTGTCGAAGGGCCGCGCGGGTTGCCGCTGGGGATGAGCGGGACGGTGGCGGTGTTCCTCTCCGGCGGGATCGATTCGCCGGTGGCGGCGTGGCGGATGATGCGGCGCGGCTGCGAGACGGTCGCGTTCCATTTCCATAGCGCGCCGTTTACCACCGCCGCCTCGCAAGAAAAAGTGCTCGATTTGGCGCAACGCCTGGCCGCGTGGCATGGACCGCTGCGCATCGGTCTGATCCCGTTTGCCCCGTTGCAGCAGCAAGTCGTGCTCCATGCCCCGGCCGAATTGCGGATCATCCTCTATCGACGTTTGATGCTCCGGATCGCGGCCGAATTGGCGCGCGAGGTCGGCGCAACAGCCCTCGTCACTGGCGATGCGCTGGGCCAAGTGGCTTCGCAAACACTTTCCAATCTCAGCACGATCGAGGCCGCGTCGCCGCTGCCGGTGCTGCGCCCGTTAGTGGGGATGGACAAAGAAGAGATCACCGCCACCGCGCGCCAGATCGGGACCTACGAGACGTCGATCGAGCCGCATCAAGATTGCTGCAATTTCCTGGAACCGCGCCATCCGGCCACCAGCAGTCGCTTGGCGACCGTGGAACGCGCTGAAGCCGCGCTGGATCTCACGGCGCTGGTCCGCCAAGGCGTCGCCGCAGTCGAATGGCGGGTTGTCGAGGCGTGAGCGCACTAGTTCACAGTCCATCAACTCTGTGCTATGCGGCCGGTTCAATCGAGGACTTCGTACGCCTATGCGTCTCTCCAGTTTGCTGCTCGTCGCGCTCGTTGTCTCGGCCAATCTACTGCTCTGGATCGGAGTCAATAAACCCTATTCCACCGTCGAGTCGCGCTATCCGGTGGAATCGATTTCCGTCAATCCGTACCATGCCGATCAAAGTCCATTCGAAGGCCACACCTTTACTGCAGACGCGTTGACGGCGGATCTGGCGCGTTTGGCGGAAAAAACGAAAGTCGTCCGTCTGTATAGCGCCACCCGCGGCTTGGAACAGGTGCCGACATTGGCCGACCAATACCGATTGGGGGTCATTGCGACGGCGTATTTGGGAGACAATCCGGAAGAAAATCGCCGCGAAGTCGAGAGCGTCATTCAGATGGCCGGACGGCATCGCAATGTCCAACGAGTGATGATCGGCAACGAGACGCAATTGCATCAGACCGTGCCGTTGGGCGAGTTGCGCGGCTATTTGCAAGAGGCGCGGACGCGGCTGCGGACACCGGTTTCCACGGCGGAACCGTGGGATTATTGGCTGAATCATCCGGAGATGGCTGACGACGTCGATTACTTGGCGGTCCACATCCTGCCGTATTGGGTCGGGGTGCCGGCCGCGGAGGCGGTCACGTATATCGTCGATCACTATCAGGTGGTGCGGCAGGCCTTTCCGAAGAAAAAGGTGTTCGTGGCCGAAGTCGGCTGGCCGAGCGACGGCCCGCAGCGTGGCGCTGCGGTCGCGAGCCAAGTGAACCAAGCGGAATTCGTGCGCCAATTCGTGCAACGCGCGGCGGCCGAGAAGATGCCGTACAATTTATTCGAGGCGTTCGATCAGCCGTGGAAGAGCCGGCTGGAAGGCGAGGTCGGCGAACATTGGGGAATCATGGATGCGGAGCGACGCGACAAATTCCCGCTCCAAGGGCCGGTGCTGGAAGATCCGAACTGGAAATATTGGATGGCGATGTCGACATTGCTCGGGTTGCTGTCCGCCGCGTTTTTTCTGTTGCGTCGTCCGGGATTGCGCTTGGGCGGGCGATATTTTTCAGTCGTGATTTTTCAAGTCTTGGCCGCCTTCGCGACCCAACTCGCCCGCGAGGCGACCGACCGCTATATGTCGCCGGGCGACATCGTTTTTTGGGGCATCATGTTGAGCGCGCAGGCGTTGCTGGCCATCATCTTGATTACCGACACCGTAGAGATTGCCGAAGTGGTCGGCGATGCACGCTTGCGCAATCGCTATCTCCCGCATGAAGGACCTCTGCACGATGCGCCGCGCGTGTCGATTCATGTCGCTTGTTACAACGAACCGCCCGCGCTGATGCGTGCGACGCTCGAGAGTTTGGCGCACCTCGACTACCCGAATTTCGAAGTGATCGTGGTCGACAACAATACGCGCGATGCGGCCGTTTGGGAACCGGTGGCGCGGCACTGCACCGCGTTGGGTCCGCAGTTTCGGTTCTTTCATCTGCCGCAATGCCCCGGCTTCAAGGCCGGCGCGCTGAACTTCGCGCGGCAGCAGACCGACCCGGCCGCGCGGATCGTCGGCGTGATCGACGCCGATTACGTCGTCGAGCCCGGGTGGTTGCGCGCCACAGTTCCGTATTTTCAAGATCCGGCGGTCGGTTTGGTCCAGGCGCCGCAGGAGCATCGCGGCTTCGACGCCCATGTCTTCCAACGAATGGAAAACGACGAGTACGCGGGCTTCTTTCGGATCGGGATGGTGCAGCGGAATGAAGATAACGCGATCATCCAGCACGGCACGATGACGCTGATCGATCGCGCGACGCTGGACCAGCTCGGCGGCTGGGCGGAGTGGTGCATTTGCGAAGACGCGGAGTTGGGGCTCCGCATCTTGGCCGCGGGGCGTCGGGCCGTGTACGTGAATCATCCGTTCGGTCACGGCTTGGTGCCGGATTCCTACGAGGCCTATGCCAAACAGCGGTTCCGCTGGGCCTATGGTGCGATGCGGATCATGCGGCGGCATTGGGCGTCTTTGCTGGGGTTGCGGCGGGGCTTAAGCCGCGCCCAGCGCTATCATTATATTAAGGGTTGGTTGCCGTGGTTCGGCGATGCGCTGCATCTGCTGTTTTCCCTCACCGCGTTGGGCTGGAGCGCCGTCTTGATCGCGGATCCGCTGCATACCGATTTCCCGGAACCGATTTTCGTCTATCCGGCGCTGTTGCTGGTCGTTGTCCGGATCGTCGGCACGCTGTGGACCTATGCCGCGCGGGTGCGGATCGGGCGGCGGCGCACGCTGCTCGCGTTGATCGCCGGCGGTTCACTGACGCACAAGATCGCGAAGGCGGTCTGGCAGGGACTACTGGGGATCCGTCGTCCGTTTTATCGCACTCCGAAACTGGCGGCGGCTACGCCACTGCTGCGCAGTCTGCTGCACGTGCGCGAGGAGCTGGGATTGACACTGCTCCTCGGTCTTGCGGCGTACGGGATCGTGCGCGTCTTCGGCACGGTGAACGATCAAGCGGTGATTTGGGTCGCGGCGATCACTGTGCAATCCTTTCCCTATTTGGCCGCGTTGGTCGCCGCCGTGATCGGGAGTCGTGTGGCAGGGAATGGAAACGGCGTGGCGTAGCGGGCACTGCGTTAAGACGCTTGTTGCTGCTCCACCCCGCTGTTACGGAGAATAATTGTTCCCTCCGGATGGTATTGCCGCAGTGTGGTGACGATGAGATCGCGCCCTTGAGCGCGATGCGTGCCGGGGATGATTTCTTTGGCGAGCAACTCCTTCAAAACGTTTCCTAAGAACGGTAACGCGCGGACTCCGATCGAACAGAGAGCTCCGATGAAGACGACGCTGACAATCGGATCCGGCGCATAGAAGACGGTCCGTGCACCCTTTTCGAGCGCTTTTTGGAACAACAACGCCGTCGTTGTTTCCGTGAGTTGTACTCCGGTCGGAATCTGCGGCTCGGCACTTCCGGGGCGCAGCATGTTGGTGCGCCAAAATTGGCGCGCCGCCGCGGAACTCACTAACGGCCATCGTGCCGCGGCCACGAGGCGCAGCAATCGATCAGGCACCTTTTGCGCCGCAACGCCGGCGGTCCGCAATCGCACAAAGAATTTGGCCACCGCATATTGACTGCGTCTCGCCATCTTGGATGATGCGGTTTGCAATGGACTACTGGGACTGATTGCACTCATAACCACCTCACAATGACGACACGGCAGGTGGTTCCTGTCGAGCGCCGCCCTTCTATCACTCCTGTATCGGCCGGGCTACGAAGAAGTTGCGTCGAATAATTGGCGGTGTATCACTGCGGTAGAACAGCTGGATATTGCTCTTGTAAAGGCGTGTTTCAAAATATTGCATAGCCATACTGCGCGGTCCCACGATCATTGCTGACGACGTGGGCCGGGAGGCTGGACCCGGTACACCCAGTTGCCAATGGAACGCGGTGCTCCTGCTCGTCGCACCGCGGACATTACTACCGCGGGCGATGGCTCCGCTGTCGCTCCGCCGCCCATGCTCACTATCGCGGCGCCGCAAGCCGACCGACCGGCTTTGCCGGCGGTCGGCGCGGGGGGATGGGGGGTATTGCGCGGCGGTGTCGCGCAGGCCCCCCATTGCATGACACGTCGCGCGCTCACCCTCGCCGTTTTCGACTTTAGATTTCGCAAGGAGAAAACAGCTCCGAGAGCCCCCGGGTGTACCGGGTCCAGCCTCCCGGCGTGTGACCAGCACACGCGGTGAGGTGCAGTATTCTCTATTAATCAGCCCAACCGTTTACATTGGTGCTGTTGAAGTCACACCTTATGGGGGCGGGTTTGCAACAATTGTTGCACGTCTACGGGTGACCGGGAGCAGAACCCGTATTCCGTAAATAAATTTTTGCAAACATGCTCTATAGCTTCCGCTTCAATGCATCGAGCGTGCGGCCGGTTTGGTCCTTCCATGTTGTCCAACCGTTCGAGCGCATGCCGAACACGATGCTGGAGGCTGTGCTGGGGCGATTTTCGTTGTCGAGTTGATAGCGGCCCGCTGTATCGCAGGCCGCGAGACAATGGGATTCCAAGAACTTGATGTGGACTTTGTTGAGACCTCGAGTCTTGGATGTTACTGTGATCCCTGTTTGCCAAAAATCCTTCGGATGGTTGTGTTCTTTGATGCGCGTGCAACAGTCTTCTGCTTCACTCCACTGTGCAATAGTCTCAATTTTGGAACGCGGCATTGCGATGGCTTGGATCGTCCGATTCCGCACCTCAGCCACCCGCACCCCTCGCGGTTCTCCTTCGGGTAAGAAGATTTGTATCGTCTTCGGTGTAAGTGCCATAGTGCTGATTCTCCTTTGCTGCAGCCAAAGTGGCTACTCAGTACCCCAAGAACTGAGTACGCGCAAATAGTGGCACGAGGAGTGGGAGTATAGTCCATCTGGCATGTACGAGCGGCGGTCAGGCACGGGGGCCGGGGGACCCAGGGGCTCTCGGAGCCGTTTTCTCCATGCGCGATTTAACGATGAAAACGGCGAGGGCGAGCGGCGACTTGCCTCGATGGCAAGTCGACCGCGTACCCTGGGTCCCCCGGCCCCCGCGCCTGACCCCACGTGGTCGAGAGCAAACCGGCGCGGCCGTTTCAACGTGCTTGGTGAGACAGGATTGCATCGGTGTTGTTGGCTGTGTTACCAGCCGCGCGATGATGGAACCGGCACTCAGTGAAGCGTATGCGGCGACGCGGCGGATTACGTACGGGCATTATGAAAATTTCCCGGTCGCGTCGTGGCTCGTGCCGAAGCGCTTGCGGCAGCATGTGTGTAACATTTACGCGTTTGCCCGCACCGCCGACGATTTCGCCGACGAGCCGCTGTTTGCCGGCGAGCGGATGGAACGCTTGGCGACGTGGCGCCAGTGGCTGCTGGCGTGTGCCGCGCGCGCGCATGGGTTGCCGCTGCCGGAGATGGTGGCGCAACGGTCTCCCACCGAGTCCGAACTGCGGATCTTTACTGCGTTGGAGTCTACGTTCCGAGAATGCCAATTGCCGGTGCAACTCTGCGACGACTTGCTGACGGCGTACATGATCGACGTAAAGAAATCGCGCTACGCCACGTTCGGCGAAGTGATGCACTATTGTCGCCACTCCGCCAATCCGGTCGGGCGCTTGATTCTGCACCTGTTCGGTTATGGAAACGAATCATGGATGCGGCTCTCCGATCAGATCTGTACCGCGCTGCAATTGGCGAATTTTTGGCAAGACGTGGCGATCGACTTGCAAAAAGATCGTATCTATCTGCCGCAGGACGAGATGCGGCAATACGGTGTGACCGACGCGGATCTGGCGGCGCATCGCGATTCGCCGGCCGTGCGCGCATTGATCCGCTTCCAAGTCGAACGCACGCGCCAACTCTTCACGGCCGGCCGGGACTTGTGCACGTTGGCGCCGCACCCACGGCTGCGTTGGGAGCTGAAACTCACGTGGCTCGGCGGGATGCGGATCCTGGAGCGGATCGAACAGCAGGGATGCAATCCCTTCCGTCGGCCGCAATTGCGCGCCACCGATTGGGCCCGCCTCGCGTGGCGCGCATGGCGGTGGTAGATTGTTCTAGGTTCGGAGTTTTGGAATCATGGCGTGGATTGACAATTCGATGGGTGCCTGCCAGATCTCATCCCCTATGCAAGCGGCGGAGCAATATTGCCAACGGATCGTGCAAGGCGCGGGGTCCAATTTTGCTGCGGCGTTTCGGTTCCTCGATCGCCCGCAACGGCGCGCGATGCGGGCACTGTACGCCTTTTGTCGCGTGGTGGATGACGTTGTCGATAGCGACTTCGACGCCGCGGCGAAACGCGAACAGATTGCCGCGTGGCGCGACCACTTGGCCCCGGCGGTGTGGGCGCAGTCGGACCATCCGCTGCTGGTGGAACTGCGCGAGAGCGTCGCGGCGTTCGATATCCCAATGCAATATCTCCGCGACTTAGTCGACGGCGTCGCGCGCGACATTGCGCCCGCGCCGTATCCCGATTGGGCGGCGTTGGAACAGTACTGTTATGGCGTGGCCGGCACGGTCGGCCTCTCGTGTCTGCGCATCTTCCGCGTGCCGGAATCCGAGACCACGCGGACGGCCGGACTCGCATTAGCCAACGCGTTTCAATTGACGAATATCCTCCGCGATGTCCGTAGCGACGGTGCGATCGGACGCGTCTATTTGCCGGAGTCGGAATTGCGGGCGTGCGGCGTCACGGCCGCGGAACTGTGTGCCGCGAGCACGCCGGCCGCGGACGATCCGCGGCTGCGCATGCTCATCACGCGCGGCGGGGAACGGGCCGAGGCGTATTTCGCGGACGCGTGGCGCGGATTTCCCCGCACCGAGGCGGAGCGGTTGCGGTCGGCGCTGCTGATGTCCGATTATTATTATGCCATCTTGCAACGGATTCGCGCCCACCCGGAGCGGGTGTGGACACGGCGCGTCCGACTGACCACAGGGACAAAATTGTGGCTCTTCCTCAGGCGATCATTCTCGGCGGCGGCGTGGCCGGCCTCGCCGCCGCTGTCGAACTGACCGAACGCGGCTGGCCGGTCACATTGCTGGAACAACGCTCGTTTTGTGGCGGGCGCGCCTATTCCTTTCGCGAACCGGTTACCGGCGACGTGATCGACAACGGCCAACATGTGATGATGGGGTGTTACCGCGCGACGTTCCGCTATTTATCCCAAATCGGCGCTGCGGACGGCGTGACGATCGAACCACGATTGACCGTGTGGTTTGCGGCCGCGGATGGTGTGCTGCATGCGCTCGATTGTCCGGCATGGTCGGCGCCGTGGCATCTCGTCGCGGGATTGGCGCGGTTGCGCGGTTTTGGACTCGGCAATCTCTGGCGCTTGCGTAAAGGACTGCGGCAACTGCGCGAGTACGATACCGCCGCGTACGCGATGCTGGATCAATGGAGCGTCGCGGAGTGGTTGGCCCAGTTGGGACAAGATGCGCGTGCCAGCGCGGCGTTATGGACCCCATTGACGTTAGCCGTGATGAATGAAATTCCGGAACGCGCGTCGGCAGCGGCGTTTACGCGCATGTTGCATGAAGGCACGCTTCATCAAGATGTCCCGCTGGGACTCGCCGTGCCGCGCCGCAGTCTCAGTGCATTGTTGGTCGATCCGGCCGTCGCCACGATTCAGGCTCGCGGTGCGGAGGTGCGCTGCTCGACTGTCGTCGAGCAACTCGTGCTGGACGGCACGCGGGTGCGGAGTGTGCGGTGTCGCAACGGCGCGACGTTGGAAGGCGATGTGATCATCAGCACGCTGCCGCCGCGCGAGTTGCAGCGGTTGCTCGCCGCCAGTGGTGTCAGCGGCGATCCCTACTTGGCCCCGTTGCAGGGTTGGGAGTCGGTGCCGATCTGTTCCGTCCATCTGTGGTACGATCGCCCGGTGTTGCCGCAGCCGATGGTGGGCTTGCTCGAGGCCCCATTCCACTGGGCATTCGACACGGCGCGGCTCCGAGCCACGACAGATTACAGCGGTCCACGTGGGCACTGGTGTGTGGCGTTGGTGAGTAGCGCGTGCCGGGACTTGGTTGCCGCGTCGCGGACTGAAGTCGTCGCTGCGGCGGACGCGGTCATGCAACGCCACTTCCCGTTGGCGCGCGAGGCGAAAGTCCAGCATGTGCAAATGACGAAGGAACTCCACGCAACAGTCGCCGTGACAAAAGGCAGCGCGGCGCGGCGGCTCCCCACCGTCACGCCGTGGTCGAATCTGTTCCTGGCCGGCGATTGGACGCAGACGGAGCTCCCCGCGACGATCGAAGGCGCGATTCGCAGCGGAGTGGCTGCCGCTGCGGCCGCAATGCAGCCGGCCCAGCCGGTGGATCTGCCGACGCCGATGAATTTAGTGTATTCGCGCGGATGAATCTTGTAAGTACACGCCCCTCATGACCACACGTCGCACCAAAATTGTCTCCACGATCGGCCCCGCGTCGTCCAAACCGGAGGTGTTGCGTCGTTTGATTACGGCCGGCATTGACGTCGCGCGCGTGAATTTGTCGCACGGGACGCACGCGCATCATCGATTGTGGATCCGCCAACTCCGCCAGTTAGCGCGCGCGGCCGAACGCTCGGTCGCCGTCTTGTTCGACCTCCAAGGACCGAAAATGCGGGTTGGGCGCTTGAAGGGGAGCGGACCGGTCGCGTTGGAACGGGGGCGACCGTTTTGCATTACGACCCGTACCGTGACCGGAGATGACCGATTAGTTTCCACGACGTACACGCATCTCCCGGAAGACGTGAAGCGCGGCGACACGATCCTGCTCGACGACGGGCGCATTCAACTCGAAGTCGCCAAAATCGCGCAGACTGAAGTACATTGTGTCGTCACCGCAGGCGGCCTGCTTGGCGAACACAAGGGGATCAACCTCCCCGGCGTGGCGCTGAGTGCGCCGGCGTTGACCGCAAAAGATTTGGAAGACGCGCGCTTTGCGATCGAAGAGGGGGCGGATTATTTCGCACTGTCGTTTGTGCGTTCGGCCAAAGACGTACGGCAGTTGCGCCAATGGCTCAAACGCCATTCCTTGGAAACGCCGATCATTGCGAAGATCGAGCGGGCCGAGGCGTTGGAACGGCTCGACGAGATTTTGACCGAGGCCGACGGTGTCATGGTCGCGCGTGGCGATCTGGGTGTCGAACTCTCGCTCGCGCGCGTGCCGATCTTGCAGAAGACGATCATCGAACAGGCGAATCGCGCCGGGAAGTTAGTCATTACCGCCACCCAAATGTTGGAGTCGATGGTGGAAAATCCGGTCCCGACGCGGGCCGAAGCGACCGACATCGCCAATGCGATCTTTGACCATACCGACGCCGTGATGCTCTCCGGCGAAACCGCAGCCGGCCGGTATCCGGTCGAGGCGGTGCGGACGATGCATCAAATCATCATGGAGGCCGAGCATTCCGCCTATATGCGTCCGCCGGTCTTTGCCGAACACACGCCGCTCGGCTCTTCGGTGACGTTGGGCGTGGTCGAGGCCGCGGCCCAAGCGGCGCGCGATCCACGCGTGAAGGCGCTAATGGTCTTCACGATGAGTGGCACGACCGTGCAAGCACTGTGCAAACGGCGACCGAACAAGCCGATCTACGCGCTGACCGCCCACCCGCAAGTGGTGCGGCGCATGGCGCTGTGTTGGGGAGTCATTCCCGTGCTCACGCGCGTCGGCCATACCACCGACCGAATGATCGAATATGGCGAACGGATCCTGTTACGGCGTGGAGATTTAAAGAAGGGCGACTTGGTGATCGTCGTGGCCGGGACCACGCGGTTAAAGGGCGCCACGAATATGATGAAGTTTCTCGTGATCTAATGAACGCCATCCCCCATCTGGTCGTCCGTGCTCCGTGCGATTGCGCGGAGAGTCTCTATCCCGTCCTGTATCGCTGGGGCTATGCGGGGCTGATCGAATGCGACGCCGCGCATGGACTGTTGTGGCAGGTGTTCTTGGCGCCGGACGCGGACGCGGCGGCATTGCGCGATTGTTTAGCAGAGTGCATCGCCGTGGATCCGAAGCGCATCAACGGTGAAGTCGCGACCTTGCCGGTAGAGGATTGGGCCGCGCGTTGGAAGGAACATTTTCAACCGCTGACCATTGCCCCGGGGCTGGTCGTCGTGGCCGAAGGCGTGCCGTATGTGGCACGGACTGGGGAGCGAATCATTGCGA carries:
- a CDS encoding glycosyltransferase, encoding MRLSSLLLVALVVSANLLLWIGVNKPYSTVESRYPVESISVNPYHADQSPFEGHTFTADALTADLARLAEKTKVVRLYSATRGLEQVPTLADQYRLGVIATAYLGDNPEENRREVESVIQMAGRHRNVQRVMIGNETQLHQTVPLGELRGYLQEARTRLRTPVSTAEPWDYWLNHPEMADDVDYLAVHILPYWVGVPAAEAVTYIVDHYQVVRQAFPKKKVFVAEVGWPSDGPQRGAAVASQVNQAEFVRQFVQRAAAEKMPYNLFEAFDQPWKSRLEGEVGEHWGIMDAERRDKFPLQGPVLEDPNWKYWMAMSTLLGLLSAAFFLLRRPGLRLGGRYFSVVIFQVLAAFATQLAREATDRYMSPGDIVFWGIMLSAQALLAIILITDTVEIAEVVGDARLRNRYLPHEGPLHDAPRVSIHVACYNEPPALMRATLESLAHLDYPNFEVIVVDNNTRDAAVWEPVARHCTALGPQFRFFHLPQCPGFKAGALNFARQQTDPAARIVGVIDADYVVEPGWLRATVPYFQDPAVGLVQAPQEHRGFDAHVFQRMENDEYAGFFRIGMVQRNEDNAIIQHGTMTLIDRATLDQLGGWAEWCICEDAELGLRILAAGRRAVYVNHPFGHGLVPDSYEAYAKQRFRWAYGAMRIMRRHWASLLGLRRGLSRAQRYHYIKGWLPWFGDALHLLFSLTALGWSAVLIADPLHTDFPEPIFVYPALLLVVVRIVGTLWTYAARVRIGRRRTLLALIAGGSLTHKIAKAVWQGLLGIRRPFYRTPKLAAATPLLRSLLHVREELGLTLLLGLAAYGIVRVFGTVNDQAVIWVAAITVQSFPYLAALVAAVIGSRVAGNGNGVA
- the thiI gene encoding tRNA 4-thiouridine(8) synthase ThiI; protein product: MSTTFSPNDPQAIPSYRYLLGHYGELTLRGKNRHRFESRLVELLSARLRPFGDHEVRRLPGRFFIEFAVEQPWNRLSETAKKVFGLSNAYGVWRVAPSLDAVHALLPSVLQGRTFGSFAVRCRRGEKQFPYSSQQVGEIIGRAVQERTGARVDLEHPEFTLWIEVMSRHLFVGADRVEGPRGLPLGMSGTVAVFLSGGIDSPVAAWRMMRRGCETVAFHFHSAPFTTAASQEKVLDLAQRLAAWHGPLRIGLIPFAPLQQQVVLHAPAELRIILYRRLMLRIAAELAREVGATALVTGDALGQVASQTLSNLSTIEAASPLPVLRPLVGMDKEEITATARQIGTYETSIEPHQDCCNFLEPRHPATSSRLATVERAEAALDLTALVRQGVAAVEWRVVEA
- the pyk gene encoding pyruvate kinase, which encodes MTTRRTKIVSTIGPASSKPEVLRRLITAGIDVARVNLSHGTHAHHRLWIRQLRQLARAAERSVAVLFDLQGPKMRVGRLKGSGPVALERGRPFCITTRTVTGDDRLVSTTYTHLPEDVKRGDTILLDDGRIQLEVAKIAQTEVHCVVTAGGLLGEHKGINLPGVALSAPALTAKDLEDARFAIEEGADYFALSFVRSAKDVRQLRQWLKRHSLETPIIAKIERAEALERLDEILTEADGVMVARGDLGVELSLARVPILQKTIIEQANRAGKLVITATQMLESMVENPVPTRAEATDIANAIFDHTDAVMLSGETAAGRYPVEAVRTMHQIIMEAEHSAYMRPPVFAEHTPLGSSVTLGVVEAAAQAARDPRVKALMVFTMSGTTVQALCKRRPNKPIYALTAHPQVVRRMALCWGVIPVLTRVGHTTDRMIEYGERILLRRGDLKKGDLVIVVAGTTRLKGATNMMKFLVI
- a CDS encoding phytoene/squalene synthase family protein, translated to MQAAEQYCQRIVQGAGSNFAAAFRFLDRPQRRAMRALYAFCRVVDDVVDSDFDAAAKREQIAAWRDHLAPAVWAQSDHPLLVELRESVAAFDIPMQYLRDLVDGVARDIAPAPYPDWAALEQYCYGVAGTVGLSCLRIFRVPESETTRTAGLALANAFQLTNILRDVRSDGAIGRVYLPESELRACGVTAAELCAASTPAADDPRLRMLITRGGERAEAYFADAWRGFPRTEAERLRSALLMSDYYYAILQRIRAHPERVWTRRVRLTTGTKLWLFLRRSFSAAAWPASPPLSN
- the hpnC gene encoding squalene synthase HpnC, which codes for MTYGHYENFPVASWLVPKRLRQHVCNIYAFARTADDFADEPLFAGERMERLATWRQWLLACAARAHGLPLPEMVAQRSPTESELRIFTALESTFRECQLPVQLCDDLLTAYMIDVKKSRYATFGEVMHYCRHSANPVGRLILHLFGYGNESWMRLSDQICTALQLANFWQDVAIDLQKDRIYLPQDEMRQYGVTDADLAAHRDSPAVRALIRFQVERTRQLFTAGRDLCTLAPHPRLRWELKLTWLGGMRILERIEQQGCNPFRRPQLRATDWARLAWRAWRW
- a CDS encoding GIY-YIG nuclease family protein, with protein sequence MALTPKTIQIFLPEGEPRGVRVAEVRNRTIQAIAMPRSKIETIAQWSEAEDCCTRIKEHNHPKDFWQTGITVTSKTRGLNKVHIKFLESHCLAACDTAGRYQLDNENRPSTASSIVFGMRSNGWTTWKDQTGRTLDALKRKL
- a CDS encoding FAD-dependent oxidoreductase — encoded protein: MALPQAIILGGGVAGLAAAVELTERGWPVTLLEQRSFCGGRAYSFREPVTGDVIDNGQHVMMGCYRATFRYLSQIGAADGVTIEPRLTVWFAAADGVLHALDCPAWSAPWHLVAGLARLRGFGLGNLWRLRKGLRQLREYDTAAYAMLDQWSVAEWLAQLGQDARASAALWTPLTLAVMNEIPERASAAAFTRMLHEGTLHQDVPLGLAVPRRSLSALLVDPAVATIQARGAEVRCSTVVEQLVLDGTRVRSVRCRNGATLEGDVIISTLPPRELQRLLAASGVSGDPYLAPLQGWESVPICSVHLWYDRPVLPQPMVGLLEAPFHWAFDTARLRATTDYSGPRGHWCVALVSSACRDLVAASRTEVVAAADAVMQRHFPLAREAKVQHVQMTKELHATVAVTKGSAARRLPTVTPWSNLFLAGDWTQTELPATIEGAIRSGVAAAAAAMQPAQPVDLPTPMNLVYSRG